One segment of Deltaproteobacteria bacterium DNA contains the following:
- a CDS encoding mitochondrial fission ELM1 family protein: MTQETRPIAASDATLSAQPRVWVLADERPGNTTQALGLALALGWPYEIKELRFLSAIPWRQRQLGVWDASLQHVDRSRSTVLRPPWPDLVIAAGWRLAIVSRWIKKQSHEHTRLVQLGRKGSHVAQLFDVVVSCGYFHLPPHPRRIELMAPLSQTASEKIAEAQARWQSLFAQIPRPHVVILVGGSTKRHRWNAEVAGRLGQEVREFAERIGGSVLAVTSRRTGPEATATLQVALSRHHVHEWQPEQKENPYLAYLATADVLVVTGESESMLAEAAAMGKPTYIYPLDERPPRSFKAHLKKLIVRHAYPQGWREKTLSLPRRILVWMCQRLIDYGVVRPRRDLPEFHRSLVRHGFARFWGEPYTGELQVPLREIETVAQRVREVLQERDGLRGSRR, encoded by the coding sequence ATGACGCAGGAAACACGTCCGATCGCTGCATCCGACGCGACGCTGTCCGCTCAGCCGCGAGTGTGGGTCTTGGCCGATGAGCGACCGGGAAACACGACGCAAGCGCTTGGGTTGGCCCTCGCGTTGGGGTGGCCCTATGAAATCAAGGAACTCCGCTTCCTCTCCGCGATCCCGTGGCGGCAACGGCAGCTCGGCGTGTGGGATGCGAGTCTCCAGCATGTTGATCGGTCCCGTTCGACCGTGCTGCGGCCTCCGTGGCCGGATTTGGTGATTGCGGCGGGTTGGCGTTTGGCTATCGTCTCCCGTTGGATCAAGAAGCAAAGTCACGAGCATACGCGGCTCGTGCAGCTCGGCCGTAAAGGCAGTCATGTGGCGCAGCTGTTCGATGTCGTCGTATCGTGCGGCTATTTTCATTTGCCGCCCCATCCCCGTCGTATCGAACTGATGGCCCCTTTGTCGCAAACCGCCTCGGAGAAAATTGCCGAGGCCCAAGCGCGTTGGCAGTCGCTCTTCGCCCAGATTCCGCGCCCCCATGTTGTCATTCTGGTGGGGGGAAGCACGAAACGTCACCGGTGGAATGCCGAAGTCGCCGGTCGGTTAGGCCAAGAAGTGCGTGAGTTTGCCGAACGCATCGGCGGTTCGGTGCTCGCTGTCACCAGCCGTCGAACCGGTCCCGAGGCGACGGCGACATTGCAAGTCGCGTTGAGTCGCCACCATGTTCATGAATGGCAGCCGGAGCAAAAGGAGAACCCCTATCTGGCCTATCTCGCGACGGCGGATGTCCTAGTTGTGACCGGAGAGAGCGAATCCATGCTGGCCGAGGCGGCGGCGATGGGGAAACCGACCTACATCTATCCGCTTGATGAACGACCACCGCGCAGTTTCAAAGCGCACCTGAAGAAGCTGATTGTCCGTCATGCCTACCCGCAGGGCTGGCGGGAGAAGACACTCAGCCTGCCGCGCCGAATATTGGTGTGGATGTGTCAGCGGCTCATCGATTACGGCGTTGTCCGTCCACGCCGCGACCTGCCGGAGTTTCATCGCTCATTGGTACGGCACGGATTCGCCCGCTTTTGGGGAGAACCCTATACTGGCGAGCTACAAGTGCCGCTACGTGAGATCGAGACCGTGGCGCAACGAGTGCGGGAAGTGTTGCAGGAACGCGACGGCTTACGCGGCAGCCGACGGTGA
- a CDS encoding CDP-alcohol phosphatidyltransferase family protein, with amino-acid sequence MRIWIDATDPRSLLPVFGMTLLERHLATIASAGLGQAEVSIALPAESSRRPDLPPELMKRLNVRWLSEPGSLQERLGRALQEMPGEPLLALEADAIIDARLLQYMAGQSGAMAACAGDGVVRTAILRLEGNLPLGEAVEGRLSRLADVCLTRKTLVPLPLASVPSYIRKLRRDLPIYLFRVTDTASRDRAERFLFWSNYKGSTDFFTKYVYPPLVWRMVRPLTRWRVHPNSVTAVSIVATFLAVPFFAWEWWWTGFLLSYVMSVLDSVDGKVARLTFTSSQLGNVLDHGLDIVHPPLWYFGWAWGLSNGATDSLVFQAAIWMLVVYTLDRIVAAAFKHRLGKSIHGYQPLDERMRTVISRRNINLPVFILGWLLGFPVPTFLLIVLWQIVCFVFHVGRLVQFWSDRTVAEAAG; translated from the coding sequence TTGCGTATCTGGATCGATGCCACTGACCCACGGAGCTTATTGCCGGTGTTTGGGATGACACTCCTGGAACGCCACCTTGCCACTATTGCCTCTGCCGGTCTCGGTCAGGCTGAAGTGTCGATTGCGCTGCCGGCGGAGTCCTCTCGGCGACCAGATCTCCCGCCCGAGCTGATGAAACGGCTGAACGTGCGGTGGCTGTCGGAGCCCGGTTCACTGCAAGAACGGCTGGGGCGCGCGCTCCAGGAAATGCCCGGCGAGCCGCTGCTGGCGCTGGAGGCCGACGCCATTATCGATGCGCGCTTGCTCCAATATATGGCCGGTCAGTCCGGGGCGATGGCGGCCTGTGCCGGAGATGGGGTCGTGCGCACTGCGATCCTCCGCCTCGAAGGGAACCTCCCCTTGGGCGAAGCGGTGGAAGGGCGGCTGTCGCGCCTAGCCGATGTATGTCTCACGCGCAAAACTCTAGTGCCGCTGCCGCTGGCATCGGTGCCGAGCTACATCAGGAAATTGCGCCGCGATCTCCCAATTTATCTGTTTCGGGTGACCGACACGGCCAGTCGTGACCGCGCGGAACGGTTCCTGTTCTGGTCCAACTACAAGGGTTCGACCGACTTTTTTACTAAATATGTCTACCCGCCACTCGTCTGGCGCATGGTGCGCCCGTTGACGCGGTGGCGTGTCCATCCCAACAGCGTGACTGCCGTGAGTATCGTGGCCACCTTCCTCGCCGTGCCGTTTTTCGCGTGGGAATGGTGGTGGACCGGATTTCTGCTCTCTTACGTCATGAGCGTGCTGGATTCGGTGGATGGGAAAGTGGCGCGGCTAACGTTCACCTCGTCGCAGCTCGGTAATGTGCTCGACCATGGCCTCGATATCGTCCACCCGCCTCTGTGGTACTTCGGTTGGGCGTGGGGATTAAGTAATGGGGCCACGGATTCGCTGGTTTTTCAAGCCGCGATCTGGATGCTGGTGGTCTATACGCTCGACCGTATTGTAGCGGCGGCATTCAAGCACCGCCTGGGCAAGTCGATTCACGGTTACCAGCCGCTCGACGAGCGCATGCGCACAGTCATTTCTCGCCGCAACATCAATTTGCCGGTGTTTATTCTCGGTTGGCTGCTTGGCTTTCCCGTGCCGACGTTTTTGCTGATCGTGCTGTGGCAGATTGTCTGCTTCGTGTTTCATGTCGGGCGGTTGGTGCAATTCTGGAGTGACCGTACAGTGGCGGAGGCTGCCGGGTAG
- a CDS encoding MFS transporter, which translates to MAQHAPRFRFVVMFALWMTLFFLFLDRVNIALAAPYIMDELKLSGVETGVMLSAYYWGYVAGQLGGGIAADRWSIRRWASVMFFFWCVLTALTGMCRSLTQLALVRGLFGVSEGAVANPLHKLENHWLLPDERGRVYGLSMGFGYLGLILGTPLVGWLIESWGWRVMFFGTGGLTLLGVGLFWLLVYDHPHQHPWVSAEERALIAEAVGKDRVTFDPHRHEAPPLSFRAGVDILTKNPVFWLLCIAGFCALGVFFTNLSWLPGYLVKERGYAVATSGVYLILPYVAAFAGALLAGYLGDRTGNRSAVALVTGVLTGPAILAMLFSDTVTSVILFMSLVLFLNAAATNSLIVLLFDLFPAEVLGITVAIFAGVCGGAGGIVGPIALGRSYDQTGSFFWGFCSLAGAALVAALVLIPVALYERRVKKEKRDKAALAQALALNEPVALRS; encoded by the coding sequence ATGGCTCAACACGCGCCACGGTTTCGTTTCGTCGTCATGTTTGCACTGTGGATGACACTTTTCTTTCTTTTCCTCGATCGCGTCAATATCGCGTTGGCGGCTCCCTATATCATGGATGAACTCAAACTGAGCGGCGTCGAGACCGGTGTCATGCTCAGTGCTTATTATTGGGGATATGTCGCCGGACAACTCGGGGGTGGCATCGCCGCCGACCGGTGGAGCATCCGCCGCTGGGCCTCGGTGATGTTTTTCTTCTGGTGCGTACTGACGGCGCTGACTGGCATGTGCCGTTCCCTAACCCAACTCGCGCTCGTGCGCGGTCTTTTCGGCGTCTCCGAGGGGGCAGTCGCCAACCCACTGCACAAATTAGAGAACCATTGGCTCTTGCCGGACGAGCGCGGGCGCGTCTACGGCTTGTCGATGGGCTTCGGCTACTTGGGATTGATCCTCGGTACTCCACTGGTGGGATGGCTCATCGAAAGTTGGGGGTGGCGTGTGATGTTCTTCGGTACCGGCGGACTGACCTTACTTGGGGTCGGGCTTTTCTGGCTGCTGGTATACGATCATCCGCATCAACACCCCTGGGTCTCTGCGGAAGAAAGGGCGCTGATCGCCGAGGCAGTCGGTAAAGATCGCGTAACATTCGACCCGCATCGGCATGAGGCCCCGCCGCTGTCGTTTCGCGCAGGCGTTGACATCTTGACCAAGAATCCAGTGTTTTGGCTGCTGTGCATTGCCGGGTTCTGCGCCTTGGGCGTGTTCTTCACTAATCTCAGCTGGCTGCCCGGCTACTTGGTGAAAGAACGTGGCTATGCCGTCGCCACGAGTGGGGTCTATCTGATTCTTCCCTACGTGGCGGCGTTCGCAGGAGCCTTGTTGGCTGGATACCTGGGCGACCGCACCGGCAACCGCAGCGCTGTGGCGCTCGTGACCGGAGTCCTGACTGGTCCGGCCATTCTCGCCATGCTGTTCAGCGATACTGTCACGTCGGTGATTCTCTTCATGAGTCTGGTGCTCTTCCTCAACGCGGCAGCGACGAACAGTCTCATCGTGCTGCTGTTCGATCTTTTTCCGGCGGAAGTCTTGGGCATTACCGTGGCTATCTTCGCCGGCGTCTGCGGCGGTGCCGGAGGGATCGTCGGCCCCATCGCTTTAGGCCGCTCATATGATCAGACAGGCTCGTTCTTCTGGGGCTTCTGTAGCCTTGCTGGTGCGGCGCTCGTCGCAGCGCTGGTGCTCATTCCCGTCGCCCTCTACGAACGCCGGGTCAAGAAAGAGAAACGAGACAAGGCGGCTCTGGCACAGGCGCTCGCCCTGAACGAACCAGTGGCGCTCCGCTCGTGA
- a CDS encoding CDP-alcohol phosphatidyltransferase family protein, with protein MTSTDFLHALRAWILTSPSQPLVKIWGIAPTERLRRALLAAGFTQDRIGSGPTPSVAGPQEAVLVFRADYVFDARLIQALVATPDTLLEAEGIPVAAHVSGSRLPALLALFSTPHEADTLIREAGLQVVTPQTLAPAYTSVLRKTDPPYLLPVRPESLAAIEARIFTASYKGITDLVTKWVWPAPARVVVRWLANAGVTPNTVTLWSWVLVVATAWLFAKGHFGLGLAAAWLMTFLDTVDGKLARVTLTSSPIGHVLDHGLDLLHPPFWYLAWALGLPPATLWLAPATAIVVVGYIVGRLLEGAFLLAFKMEIHCWQPIDAFFRTITARRNPNLLLLTAGTLCGRPDWGLLLVAAWTLFSIGFHSVRLLQAGLLRWQGVLIEEWQEQPLSPAATPRQAVSTGNRSQSLA; from the coding sequence ATGACTAGCACCGATTTCCTCCACGCCTTGCGCGCCTGGATTCTCACTTCCCCCTCGCAACCACTGGTCAAAATCTGGGGCATTGCCCCGACTGAGCGGTTGCGTCGTGCACTGTTGGCCGCAGGATTTACTCAGGATCGCATCGGTAGCGGCCCGACCCCAAGCGTCGCCGGCCCGCAAGAGGCGGTCCTTGTTTTCCGCGCGGATTATGTTTTCGACGCTCGCCTGATTCAGGCGCTGGTCGCGACGCCGGATACGCTTCTGGAAGCCGAGGGCATTCCAGTCGCCGCCCACGTCTCCGGTTCGCGTCTTCCTGCGCTGCTCGCGCTCTTTTCCACGCCTCATGAAGCGGACACGCTAATCCGCGAGGCAGGTTTGCAGGTCGTGACGCCACAGACTCTGGCTCCGGCTTATACTTCGGTGTTGCGGAAAACCGATCCACCTTACCTCTTGCCCGTGCGCCCGGAGTCGCTGGCCGCCATTGAGGCGCGCATTTTTACCGCCTCGTACAAAGGCATTACCGATCTGGTGACGAAGTGGGTGTGGCCAGCACCGGCACGCGTGGTGGTTCGCTGGCTGGCCAACGCCGGGGTGACCCCGAATACGGTGACGCTCTGGAGCTGGGTATTGGTCGTTGCCACGGCGTGGCTGTTCGCCAAGGGACATTTTGGCCTCGGCTTAGCCGCTGCCTGGCTGATGACGTTTCTCGATACCGTCGATGGCAAACTGGCTCGTGTGACGCTCACCTCGAGCCCCATCGGACACGTGCTGGATCACGGGCTCGATCTTCTCCACCCGCCGTTCTGGTATCTGGCGTGGGCGCTGGGACTGCCGCCGGCGACGTTGTGGTTGGCACCGGCTACGGCCATTGTGGTGGTAGGCTACATCGTCGGCCGGCTCCTGGAAGGCGCGTTCCTGCTCGCGTTCAAGATGGAAATCCACTGTTGGCAGCCGATCGATGCGTTTTTTCGTACAATCACCGCGCGTCGAAATCCCAACTTGCTGCTCCTGACTGCTGGCACCTTGTGTGGTCGTCCGGATTGGGGGTTGCTACTAGTCGCCGCCTGGACGCTATTCTCGATCGGCTTTCATAGCGTCCGTCTGCTCCAAGCTGGCTTGCTGCGCTGGCAAGGCGTTTTGATTGAAGAATGGCAGGAACAACCGCTGTCTCCAGCCGCCACACCAAGGCAGGCCGTGTCCACGGGCAATCGTTCGCAGAGCCTCGCCTGA
- a CDS encoding carboxymuconolactone decarboxylase family protein encodes MSNASVPEAWVQLPSEEEFTAKFGDQTHPYQVLMGGVAPRMGRLIMAHDFIGQALGTLGAVVLFGPGALSRPEREMVAAVTAAAQDCAY; translated from the coding sequence ATGAGCAACGCAAGCGTCCCAGAAGCCTGGGTGCAACTCCCATCGGAAGAAGAGTTTACAGCCAAGTTTGGGGACCAGACGCACCCTTATCAAGTCCTCATGGGTGGGGTGGCACCACGCATGGGCCGTTTGATTATGGCTCATGACTTCATCGGCCAAGCCCTGGGGACGCTGGGCGCGGTCGTGCTCTTCGGTCCTGGAGCGTTATCGCGACCAGAACGCGAGATGGTGGCGGCGGTGACAGCGGCGGCGCAAGACTGTGCCTATTGA
- a CDS encoding nucleotidyltransferase family protein, protein MLVPVAGVPMIVRVVRTLRAARTINHIVVCTDDPSAFANLDELYALVPSGTLSFSLSTGQSPSESVMQYLRQRDAQQPILVTTADHPLLTPEMVDYFCTAAASAPADVAVGIVAESTFRRQYPHSKRSFFPLKDDSFCGTNLFALLTPAAMAAVQFWNHAGQFRKRPWRLIGTFGLLNLLRFALRRPDLATVVPRASRVIGARAAAVPMPFPECAIDVDTLDDLETATRIVQERKS, encoded by the coding sequence GTGCTGGTCCCGGTGGCGGGCGTGCCGATGATCGTGCGGGTGGTGCGGACGCTGCGCGCGGCTCGTACCATCAACCATATCGTGGTGTGTACCGATGATCCGAGTGCGTTCGCCAATCTCGACGAACTGTATGCCCTGGTGCCGTCCGGTACGCTCAGTTTCTCCCTCAGCACCGGGCAGTCGCCCAGCGAAAGCGTGATGCAGTATTTGCGCCAGCGCGATGCGCAGCAACCCATCCTGGTCACCACGGCAGACCATCCGCTACTCACCCCTGAAATGGTGGACTACTTTTGTACCGCCGCAGCGAGTGCTCCGGCTGACGTCGCCGTGGGTATCGTGGCCGAGTCTACCTTTCGCCGCCAGTATCCCCACTCCAAGCGCAGTTTTTTCCCGCTCAAGGACGACAGCTTTTGCGGCACCAATCTATTCGCGTTGCTGACACCGGCGGCTATGGCGGCGGTGCAGTTCTGGAATCACGCCGGACAGTTTCGTAAACGTCCGTGGCGCTTGATCGGCACCTTCGGGTTACTGAACTTGCTGCGGTTCGCCCTGCGGCGACCGGACCTCGCCACCGTGGTCCCGCGTGCCTCACGGGTCATCGGTGCGCGGGCCGCTGCCGTGCCGATGCCGTTTCCCGAGTGTGCGATCGATGTGGACACGCTGGACGATCTGGAAACGGCGACCCGGATCGTCCAGGAACGGAAATCGTAG
- a CDS encoding fatty acid desaturase: MQRTFSVVELRRQFASAFSPHPLIYWSDLLASAGIGWTAFALGARLPWGSLAYVCATTVAVLALLRAAVFIHEIAHFKEGALPGFVAGWHLLVGFPLLLPSLMYVGSHNDHHRQQTFGTLDDPEYAPLAHWSHWRILWFVLSVSFVPVLLWLRWGVVGPLAWLVPPLRRLLVARASTLAINSTYRRPAPTGKQALRWTIQEVAVSLTVWGSTFAVYLGWLPLQWVGQWYVVAVGVAMVNQVRTLAAHRYDNDGARLDAMAQLADSVTLRGWLAGLAAPVGLRFHALHHILPTVPYHSLGALHRRLLGEFSADSPYGRTQARGIVAAVRDLFRAEAEPAAAALTVNSAVREL; encoded by the coding sequence ATGCAGCGCACATTCTCGGTCGTTGAGCTTCGTCGTCAGTTTGCCTCGGCTTTTTCTCCACATCCCCTGATCTACTGGAGCGATCTTCTTGCGTCCGCCGGCATTGGGTGGACCGCGTTTGCGTTGGGGGCGCGCTTGCCGTGGGGGTCGCTGGCCTATGTCTGCGCCACGACGGTGGCGGTGTTGGCCTTGCTCCGGGCAGCGGTCTTCATCCATGAAATCGCGCACTTTAAGGAAGGCGCGCTCCCTGGATTTGTCGCAGGTTGGCATCTGTTGGTGGGGTTCCCGCTGCTGCTGCCGAGTTTGATGTATGTCGGATCGCATAACGATCACCATCGCCAGCAGACGTTCGGTACGCTGGACGATCCGGAATATGCACCGCTCGCCCATTGGTCACACTGGCGCATTTTGTGGTTCGTTCTTTCCGTGAGCTTCGTTCCTGTGCTGTTGTGGCTGCGCTGGGGAGTGGTTGGGCCGTTGGCATGGCTAGTGCCGCCGCTGCGGCGTTTGCTGGTGGCCCGAGCTTCGACGCTGGCGATCAATTCGACCTATCGCCGCCCGGCTCCTACCGGGAAACAGGCTCTGCGTTGGACGATCCAAGAAGTAGCAGTCTCTCTGACCGTGTGGGGCAGCACTTTTGCGGTCTATCTGGGTTGGTTGCCGCTCCAGTGGGTGGGGCAGTGGTATGTTGTGGCAGTTGGTGTAGCGATGGTCAATCAGGTGCGGACGCTTGCCGCTCACCGTTACGATAACGACGGCGCTCGACTCGACGCGATGGCCCAGTTGGCGGATTCGGTGACTTTGCGAGGTTGGCTTGCAGGACTGGCGGCGCCGGTCGGTCTCCGCTTTCACGCCTTGCATCACATTCTTCCCACTGTGCCGTATCACAGCCTCGGGGCGCTGCATCGCCGTTTACTCGGGGAATTTTCTGCCGACTCGCCGTATGGACGGACGCAAGCGCGAGGCATCGTGGCAGCAGTACGCGATCTCTTCCGTGCAGAGGCTGAACCCGCCGCTGCCGCACTCACCGTAAATTCCGCTGTGCGAGAACTCTGA
- a CDS encoding metallophosphoesterase gives MFTLAHLSDSHATSVRIPNFRDLFSKRLLGWLKWVLERRRIHRPEVLNALTADLHIMRPDHIAITGDLTNLGLMEEFAAAGAWLRQLGDTRSVSLVPGNHDAYVPEPWEAAWRHWQEYLESDASHAALLRPQASFRELAETYFPSVRIRGAVALVGVCTARPVGLFRAGGAVGEQQLWRLKKILRDLAATDLCRVVLIHHPPTHDDWTLRRGLSDGRALCEVFRKAGADLILHGHWHETNLETIPGPNGPIPIVGVRSASDRTRRPQRSAQYHLYRIEREPLVSGRLQFRIMWVVRQYDRARHRFLDGEERVLGEEG, from the coding sequence GTGTTTACCCTTGCTCATCTTTCGGATTCTCATGCCACGTCGGTTCGCATTCCCAACTTTCGTGACTTGTTCAGCAAACGTCTGCTCGGATGGCTCAAATGGGTGTTAGAACGACGACGTATCCACCGACCCGAAGTGCTCAATGCGTTGACTGCCGATCTCCACATCATGCGCCCTGACCATATCGCCATCACCGGCGATCTGACGAACTTGGGACTGATGGAAGAATTTGCCGCTGCCGGCGCGTGGCTGCGCCAATTAGGCGATACCCGGTCGGTGTCGCTGGTACCCGGCAACCACGACGCCTATGTGCCCGAGCCGTGGGAGGCGGCGTGGCGGCACTGGCAGGAGTACCTCGAATCCGACGCTTCGCACGCTGCCCTCTTGCGCCCGCAGGCATCGTTTCGGGAATTAGCCGAGACTTACTTCCCCAGTGTGAGGATTCGTGGGGCGGTGGCGCTGGTGGGAGTCTGCACCGCGCGTCCGGTCGGATTGTTTCGCGCGGGCGGAGCAGTAGGCGAACAGCAGCTTTGGCGGCTCAAGAAAATCTTGCGTGACTTGGCGGCGACCGACTTATGTCGCGTCGTGTTGATTCATCACCCGCCCACGCACGACGACTGGACACTACGGCGCGGGTTATCGGACGGTCGCGCACTGTGCGAGGTGTTTCGGAAAGCCGGGGCGGATCTCATCCTGCACGGACATTGGCACGAGACCAATCTGGAAACGATACCGGGACCGAACGGCCCGATCCCCATCGTCGGCGTACGCTCGGCCTCGGATCGCACCCGGCGTCCGCAGCGCAGCGCGCAGTATCATCTCTATCGGATCGAACGGGAGCCGCTAGTGTCAGGACGGCTACAGTTTCGCATCATGTGGGTCGTACGTCAGTACGACCGCGCCCGTCACCGGTTCCTCGACGGCGAAGAACGCGTGCTTGGGGAGGAAGGTTGA
- a CDS encoding ATP-binding cassette domain-containing protein, whose protein sequence is MHLLIYFSRAYPRRTLVMLVCLLLSTLAEGLGLSSLLPLLSLAAQANGEARLLGGGKSAPSGFEHAISTVLAWFGLMPSVGLLLIVIVCGMTVKSALLLLAQKQVGYTVAQVATDLRLKLLRSLLAARWEYYVRQPVGMLANSFSTEAARTAMAYQYGTAIVSLTIQAVLYLSLAAAVSLPVMLSASATGCAIGFGLKHLVRKTRRAGMRQTSLLKALLGQLTDVLFSVKPLKAMAREALVGPLLERETRRLNRALRREVLSREILKSLQEPLVIAALAGGAYVALSWGHLPLDTLLLLAILFARTVTCLNKIQKEYQSMVACEAAFGSLRSMIERATEQREPPSGGVTPTLSKAVTFRHVSFAYAEHPILQDVSLEIPAGQLTTIIGPSGAGKTSILDLVVGLVRPQSGDIWIDETPLGVVDVKTWRWNVGYVAQETFLLHETVFVNVTLGDETLTLEDVEAALRAAGVWEFVSAMPQGVHTPVGERGSGVSGGQRQRIAIARALVHKPQLLILDEATASLDPESEAAICATVQRLRGEMTILAISHQPAMLAAADRVYRLEGGIGQLVRGRETAAPTADYAALS, encoded by the coding sequence ATGCACCTGCTGATTTATTTCTCTCGCGCCTATCCTCGCCGGACTCTGGTCATGTTGGTCTGCTTACTGCTGTCCACTTTGGCCGAGGGTCTGGGGTTGTCAAGTCTCTTGCCGCTTCTGAGTCTGGCGGCGCAAGCGAACGGCGAAGCACGGCTCCTGGGCGGAGGGAAGTCTGCGCCCTCGGGCTTCGAGCACGCGATCTCCACGGTGTTGGCGTGGTTCGGGCTGATGCCGAGCGTGGGACTGCTCTTGATCGTGATCGTCTGCGGCATGACCGTAAAGTCGGCCCTGTTATTATTGGCGCAGAAGCAGGTTGGCTACACGGTGGCGCAAGTCGCCACGGATTTGCGGCTCAAATTGCTGCGTTCGCTTTTGGCGGCGCGGTGGGAATACTACGTGCGCCAGCCGGTGGGCATGTTGGCCAATTCGTTCTCCACGGAAGCGGCCCGCACGGCCATGGCCTATCAATACGGCACCGCTATCGTTTCGCTGACGATCCAAGCCGTGCTCTATCTGTCGCTGGCGGCGGCGGTGTCGCTGCCAGTCATGTTGAGCGCTTCGGCGACAGGCTGTGCCATCGGGTTCGGTCTCAAGCATTTGGTGCGCAAAACCCGCCGCGCCGGAATGCGACAAACTTCGCTGCTCAAAGCGCTGCTCGGGCAACTGACGGACGTGCTCTTCTCGGTCAAACCGCTCAAAGCGATGGCGCGGGAAGCCTTAGTCGGACCTTTACTTGAACGGGAAACCCGCCGCTTGAATCGTGCGTTGCGCCGCGAGGTGCTCAGCCGCGAGATTCTCAAGTCTCTGCAAGAGCCCCTGGTGATTGCGGCTCTTGCCGGTGGGGCGTATGTCGCGTTGAGCTGGGGGCACTTGCCGCTCGATACTTTGCTCCTATTGGCGATTCTTTTTGCTCGTACTGTGACGTGCTTGAACAAGATTCAGAAGGAGTATCAATCGATGGTGGCGTGCGAGGCAGCCTTTGGGTCGTTACGGAGCATGATCGAGCGCGCCACGGAGCAGAGGGAGCCGCCGTCCGGCGGGGTGACGCCGACGTTGAGTAAAGCCGTGACCTTTCGTCATGTCAGCTTCGCGTACGCCGAACACCCGATCTTGCAGGATGTATCGTTGGAGATTCCGGCGGGTCAGTTGACGACGATCATCGGTCCCTCGGGTGCGGGAAAGACGTCGATTCTCGACTTGGTTGTCGGGCTGGTGCGACCGCAGTCCGGCGACATTTGGATCGACGAGACGCCGCTCGGTGTCGTCGATGTGAAAACCTGGCGCTGGAACGTCGGCTACGTGGCGCAGGAAACCTTTCTGCTCCACGAGACCGTTTTTGTGAACGTGACGTTGGGAGACGAGACGCTAACGCTGGAAGATGTGGAAGCGGCGTTGCGCGCCGCCGGTGTGTGGGAGTTCGTGTCGGCCATGCCCCAGGGGGTGCATACCCCGGTCGGCGAGCGAGGGAGTGGGGTGTCGGGCGGACAACGTCAGCGGATTGCCATCGCCCGCGCGCTCGTGCATAAGCCGCAGTTGCTAATTCTCGACGAAGCGACTGCGTCTCTAGATCCGGAAAGCGAGGCCGCGATCTGTGCTACAGTGCAACGGCTGCGTGGCGAGATGACCATCCTCGCTATTTCGCACCAGCCGGCGATGCTGGCAGCGGCGGATCGTGTCTACCGGCTGGAGGGCGGAATTGGGCAGCTCGTTCGCGGGCGCGAGACTGCGGCTCCCACCGCTGACTACGCCGCCTTGTCGTAG
- a CDS encoding DUF4351 domain-containing protein gives MSVLQLETPGEALLDFRNTTDLEQWLAVHAPQARD, from the coding sequence TTGTCGGTGCTACAGCTGGAAACTCCCGGTGAGGCCTTGCTCGACTTTCGCAATACAACAGATCTCGAACAGTGGTTAGCCGTCCATGCGCCACAGGCACGTGACTGA